TTCGGCGAGATCGGCGTCGTCCAGTTCGACGCTCACGCCGACCTGCGCGCCGAGTTCGACGGCACGCCGTACAGCCATGCGAGCGTCATGCGTCGGGTGGTCGAGGACGGCGTCCCGACCCTGGCGATCGGCATCCGATCGCTCTCCCGTCCCGAGGCCGACCTGGTGCGTGAGCGGAAGCTCCCCGTCGTCTGGGGGCACGAGCTTCCGGCCTTCACGCCGGAGAAGCTCGACGAGGCGCTCGCCAAGCTGCCGGAGCGGATCTACCTGACCTTCGACATCGACTACTTCGATCCGTCGCTCGTCCCTGCCACCGGAACACCCGAGCCCGGCGGCGGGCACTGGCTGCCGACGCTGGCGCTGCTGCGGACGCTCTTCCGCCGCAAGCGCGTGGTGGCGATGGACTGCGTCGAGCTCGCGCCGTTCGGCCCGCTGCCGGCGAGCGACTTCGTCGCCGCCAAGCTGGTGTACAAGTGCCTCGGCTACTGGGCCGAAGCGGCCGGGCTCTGAGTCCTTGTCGTTCGTCCAGACGCCGGCACCGGCTCAACCGGCCAGCACGCTCCCGCCGTTGACGTTGAGAATCTCGCCGGTGATGTGGCGAGCGAGCGGCGAGGCCAGGAAGATCACCGGGCCGGCGATGTCCTCGGGTCCCGGGATGCGGCGCAGCGGAATCGACGCCTCGATCGCCTGTCGCCCTTCGCCGTCGAGCGCTTCGGCGGACATGTCGGTGTCGACCCAGCCGGGAGCCACCGAATTGACGCGCACCGCCGGCGCGAGCTCCGTCGACCACGCCTTCGTCGCCGAGATCATCGCCCCCTTGCTCGCGGCGTAGGGGCTGTAGTACGCCTCGCCCCGCTGACCGGCGGTCGAGGTGACATTGACGATGCTGGCGTTCGGCGAACGTCGCAGGAACGGCAGCGCTTCGCTGGCGCAGAGGAAGCAGGCCGCGACGTTGACCTCCATCGTCTCGTCGAACTTATCCTCGTCGAGCTGGCCGAGCGGGTTGTGGACCCAGATCCCCGCGTTGTTGATCAGGGTGTCGAGCTTGCCCCACTCGCGTGACAGGAAGGTGAAGAGCTCGCGCACCTCGCTGCGCTGCGTCAGGTCGCAGGGAAACCGGCGATGGTCGCGCGACGAGAGTCGCTCGAGCTCGCTGATCAGCTCCTCGGCCGCGTCCGCGCGATCGCGGTAGGTCACCAGCACGGCGGCGCCCGCCTGGGCGAAGAACCGCGCACAGGCTGCGCCGATCCCCCGGCTGCCGCCGGTGACGAGCACGTGGTATCCGTTCAGGTCGATCATGCTGCCTCCACGATCAGGGCGATTCCCTGCCCGCCGCCGATGCAGGCGGACGCGACGCCGATTCCGCCGCCGCGGCGGCGCAGTTGCTTGAGCAGAGTGAGAGTGATCCGCGCTCCGGAAGCACCCAGCGGGTGCCCGAGCGCGATGGCGCCGCCGTTGACGTTGAGCCGCTCTTCGTCGAGATCGAGCTCGCGCACCACGGCGAGAACCTGCCCGGCGAACGCCTCGTTGACTTCGACGAGGTCGAGGTCGGCGAGCGTCATGCCGGCACGCTCGAGTGCCTGGCGGATCGCCGGCGCCGGCCCGATCCCCATCCGCGACGGCTCGACGCCGACGACCGCCCACGAGACCAGGCGTCCGAGCGGAGCGAGCCCGCGATCCTTCGCCCAGGCCGCCGTCCCGAGCAGCAGCATCGCCGCGCCGTCGACGATGCCCGAGGCGTTCCCGGCCGTGACGAATCCGTCCTTGTCGAACGCCGTCGGCAGACGGGCCAGCTCCTCGGCCGTGGTTTCCGGGCGCAGATGATCGTCGCGCTCCACCGTCCTGGCTCGCTTGCCTTCACCGACCGTCAGCGGGACCACCTCTTCGGCGAGCCGCCCGCTGGCCCAGGCCTCCCCGGCGAGCCGCTGGCTGCGCAGGGCGAACGCATCCTGCTGTTCGCGCGTGATCCCGTAGTCGCGCGCCAGGTTGTTGCTCGTCTGGGCCATGTAGAAGCCGCAGTAGGAGTCGAGGAGCCCGGCCATCAGCGAGTCCTCGAGCTTGCCCTGCCCGAGCTTGAAACCGCGCCGCGCCCCGTAGATCACGTGCGGGGCCTGCGACATGTTCTCGGTGCCACCGACGAGGCAGCAGGTGGCCTCGCCCGCGCCGATCAGGTGGGCTCCGGAGACGATCGCCTGGATGCCCGAGCCGCACAGGCGATTGACCGTCAGTGCCGGGATCTCCTTCGGCACACCCGCTTTGAGCGCCACGTGCCGGGCCCCGTAGATCGCGTCGAGCGAGGTCTGCATCACGTTGCCGACGACGACGTGGTCGACCTCGGAGGGCGCGACGCCGGTGCGCTCGAAGAGCGCACGAGCCGCCCGGGCGCCGAGCTCGAGAGCCGAGAGATCGGCAAGTTGGCCGTTGTAGTCAGCCATCGGCGTGCGCACGCCATCGATGAGAACGAGGTCACGCGGGTTCATGCAGGGCTCTCCGGGATGGGCACGGGTGCGCCGTGCCGGCGCTCATCATGTCGCAATTGCAGCCGCTCAGTCACCCGCCGCGTTCGCCACCGCGACATCCGAGGCGGCGAGACGGTGGAATCGCCGGCGCCACCGGTTGAGATCGACGTCGAGCGTCGACCGATGCCCCAGCAGCACCGCCACCAGGCGCTGGCGCGGATCGATCCAGACGCTCCCGCCGGTGAATCCAGTGTGGCCGAAGGCCTCCGCCGAAAGCGCCGGACCCGCACTGCCGGCGACGCGGCGTCGCGCCCACCCGAGCGCGTACTCTCCCCGACCGGCGAGCGCGCGCTCGGCCAGCGAGGGCGTCAGCAGACGCCGAGGATTCAACCACTCCCGCGCCAGGGCGACCACCGAGTCGACATCGGCGAAGAGCCCGGCATGCCCAGCCAGCCCACCGCCCTGCGACAGGAAGCGTGCGTTGCCGTCCTGCACGACGCCCTTCGCGGGCGGACCGGTGGGCGCGAGCGTCACCCCGAGCGCCGCCGCAAGCTCCACTTCGCGTCGGTTGTCGAGGGGACAAGAGACGACGTCGGCGATCGACTGGCAGGGGCTCGGCTCGACTCTCTCGAGATCGAGCGGCGCCAGGACTCGTTCGCGCAGGAGCTCGTCGAGCGGCAACCCGGTGGCCTGCTCCGCGGCGCGCGACCAGAGAATGAAGCCGAGGTCGCTGTACCGTTCGCCCGGCGTCGCCAGCCACCGGCCGTCGAGAAGCCGCGCCAGGGCTGCGGACCGATCGTGCGCCAGCTGCGGCAACGGGGCCCAGGCGGCCAACCCCGAACGGTGCCGCAACAGGGACTCCAGGTCGAGGCGAGCGAGCCGAGGGCTGGCCGCCGGCAAGAGGTCGCCGAGCCGCGTCGCGAGCGGCAGCTCGCCCGAACCCTCGAGCACCAAGGCCAGGGTGGCGACGAACGGCTTGGTGAGCGACGCGAGATCGAATCGCTCGCCGGGCGAGGCACGACCCTCTCGCCGGGCAGCGGCGGCCAGCAAGGGCCGGCGACGACCCGAGCGATCGGTCCACTCGACGCGCGCCTCGACGGCCGCCCAGGGCCCGCGCCGGCAGGTCTCGCCGACGAAGCGACGGAGCGACGCGCCGGCTTCCTTCGCGACGAGGGCACGATTTCGCGCTCCACGGGGCTGAACGACCGCGTTCCTGCCGCTCGGACGACTCGACACCACCCGGCCTCCTTGGCCGCGCATGCTATCCTGAGCGCACTTCTCCGCTCATGCAGAGCATCGGCAAGTACCAGATCCTCGAGAAGATCGGCGTCGGCGGCTTCGGCATCGTCTACAAGGGCTACGACCCCTTCATCAAGCGGCACGTCGCGGTCAAGACCTGCACCAGCGACGACGAGGACACGCGGCAGCGCTTCTATCGCGAGGCCGAGATCGCCGGCAATCTGCAGCACCGCAACATCGTCACCGTCTACGACTTCGGCGTCCAGGAGGGGATCCCCTACCTGGTGCAGGAGTACCTCTCCGGCGAGGATCTCGACCACAAGATCAAGCGCCGCGACTTTCTCGCCTTCCCGCAGAAGCTCTTCTACCTCATCCAGATCGCCCGCGGCCTGGAGTTCGCGCACGCGCACGGCGTCATCCATCGCGACATCAAGCCGGCGAACATCCGCGTCCTCGAAGACGACACGGCGAAGATCCTCGACTTCGGGATCGCCAAGGCGGCGCTCGCCTCGACCAACCTGACCCAGGCCGGAATGACGCTCGGCACCGCGTCGTACCTTTCGCCCGAACAGATCCGTGGCGAAGCGGTCGACCGGCGCACCGACATCTTCTCGTTCGGCATCCTTGCCTACGAGTTGCTGTCCTACCGCCGCCCCTTCGAGGGTCCGCAGATCTCGGCGATCTTCTATCGCATTCTCAACGAGGCGCCGCGACCGCTGAGGGAGCTCTGGCCGGACGGTCCGGACGAGCTGATCCAACTCGTCGGACGTTGCCTCGAGAAAGACCCGGCGCGGCGCTACCCGGACTGTGCCGCCCTGAGGCGCGATCTCGAGAATTTGCGCAGCCGGCGATCGGTCGACCAGACGGTCACCCGGCCCGCCTTCGACCTCGAGCTGGCCCACGCTCCCACCGCGGTCCTGGATCTCGGCGACAACGGCCGCCGAGCCCCCCGGGAAGCCGCGGACTCCTCCATGGTGGACCTCGAGCTCGGACACCGCCCCGAGACACCGCCGGCGACGACCTCGCTGCGACGCGCCGCGGCGACCCGGCGTCACGCACCGCGCGGGCTCGTCCTCACGGCGGTGGGACTGGCGGGTCTCGCGGCGCTCGCCGCCACGGCCTGGCTGCTCGCCGGCCAGCTCGGCGGCGGCTTCACCTGGCCGGGCGCCGACCCGCGGCGCGTCACGTCGGCTCCAGCGACGGCGACACCGACAGTGGCTCCTCCGTCGCCGACGCCGACCCGGCCACCCGTCACTCCGACAGCCACGGCTGTCCCCAGCCCGACCCCGACGCCCCCACCCAGGCCGGCCGTCCTCACCGTCGAGCCCGGAGGGTCGACCGCCACCCGCGTGAAGCTCGGCGAGCGGACCTTCGAGCTCGACCACCCTGTCCGGCTCGAGCTCCCGGCCGGCAGCTACACGATCACCTTCGTCTCGGAGGTTCCCGGCTACGACGTCCGCGAAGAGAGCAGCGTCCGGCTGCGCGAGGGCGAGCAGCGCCGACTGGAGAATCCGATCCCGCGGCCGGCAATGCTCACCGTTCGCCCTCATCTCAACACTCCGCAAGGACAGGTCCTGCTCGACGGCCGCCCACTCGGCGCCACCCCGCTGCAGAAGCGACTCCTTCGGCCCGGCGCCCACCTGTTGGAGGTTGCTCCGCTCGGCGAGGGCGGCACGGGCAAGGTCAGCCAGACGGTCACCCTCGCGCCGGGAGTCGAGACCGTGATGACCTTCGATCTCTCGGGCGTCCAGCCGACACGCCTGCGCGACCAGCCGGTGCCCTCGCCCTGACGGGGCTCTGGTAACATTTCGCTTCCTCATGAGGCCGCTCTCCGCCGCCTGCGTCGTCGTTTGCCTGGCGGCCTTCGCCCGTCCGGTGCCTGCCCAGGGTGTCCCTGGCGCCGGTGCGGTCGAGGTCGAAGAGCTGCGTGACCTCGCTCCTCCCGCCGACCCGCTCAGGAAGCTCGAGGCCGAAGCGGAAGCGGCCTACGGCGACGGCGAGCTCGACCGGGCGATCGGCCTCTATCGCGATCTCGTGGCGCAGACGCCGGCGCCGGCCGATCAGGCCCGCATCCTGGTCACCGTCGGCTGGCTCGAGATGCTTCAGGGGCACGCCGAAGCCGCCGGGCCGGACCTCGAACGAGCTCTCTATCTCGCTCCCGAGACCCGGCTGCGCGAAGAGCTCTACAACGACGAGTTCGTTCGTCTCTTCCTCGACTCGCAGGCACGTGCCACCGCCGCGCGGGCGACCGATGCCGCCGACCGGGCGCGCGCGGCCGTGCAGGCGATCACCGCCGGCAACCTCGCGTCGGCGCGTCAGCTCCTCGCCGAATCGCTCTCCCTGCAACCCGACCAGCCTCGTGCGCTCTACAACCTGGCCGTGGTCGACTTGCGTGACGGGCAGACCGACGCGGCGCTGGCGGGCTTCGAACGGGTCATCAGCCTCGGCGAGGCCCGCCCCGAAACGGTGCCGGCGGAGCTTCGAGCGCTGGCGCGCGCCAGCGCCGGCCTCGTCTACCTCACGCGAGGACAAGATCCGGAGGCTGCGGCGGCCCTGGAACAGGCGGTCGCTCTCAACCCCGCCGACGGCCGCGCCTGGAACGGCCTCGGCGTGGCGCGGGACCGGCTCGGGAGCCGCGAGAAGTCGATCGAGGCCTTTCGCCGTGCCTATGCGCTTCGTCCGGACGACGAGGAGGTCGCCGACCATCTCGGTCGCGCGCTGATCGACGCTGGACGTTGGGTCGATGCCGTGGCCGTGCTGGTCGAGAGCTGCGGACGCCGTCCGCAGTCGCCGCGACTCTTCCTCAGTCTAGGCCTCGCCGAGCGTGGGCTCGGCAACCTCGACGGGGCGCGCCGGTCCTTCGAACACGTCCTCGAGCTCGACCCGACGGATGGCCTGCGCCTCGCCGAGCAGGCTTCGGTGTTCCTCGCCTCGCTGCACCTGGAGGGCGGGCGCGCCGCCGACGCGGCGCGCGAGGCTCGGCGCGCCCTCGCGTGGAACGAGAACCTCCCGGACAGCTGGACCCACCTCGGCATGGCGCAGAAGGAGCTGGGCGACCTCCCGGGAGCGAAGGAGAGCCTGGCACGCGCCGCGGCGCTCGCGCCCGATCGTCCGGAAGCTGCGTACAACCTGGGAACGGTCCTGCTCGCCTTGCGCGACTTCGTCGCCGCGCGAGCCGCCTTCGAGCGCGCCGTCGCGCTGCGACCGGGGTTCGCCGAAGCCGAGGCGATCCTCAACCGACTCGCGGCCCCGTCGACCGCACCGGCGAACCCGACGCCCGCGGCACGCACCACCCCGGCCCCACCGCGGCTCCCGTTGGGAACCCGCTTCACGGAGGCGAACTATCCCGAGCTCGGTCTGCGGGGACTGCGGGTGGACGCCCTCGAGCGCGGAGGGCTCGGGGAGCGCGCCGGTCTGCAAACTCAGGATCTCGTTTTGCGAGTCGATGGCCGGCCGCTGACGACCGTCGCCGACCTCTCGCAGTATCTGGCCGGGCGTCCAGCGCGCAGCACCCTGCTGTTCGACCTGTTGCGAGCCGGGCGCTCGCTGCGGATCAGCGTCGCGCTCGACTAGCGCGCCAGCGCCGCGACGTATGCGGCACGATAGGCGGCCGCGACGGCATCCCAGGTGAGCTCGCGCGAGGTCTTGCGACGGCCGGCTTCACCCAGCTCCTTTGCCCACTCCGGCCCCGCCAGCAGCCGCTCGAGCGCCGCAGCCAGTCCCGGTCCGTCGTTCTCCGCCACCAGGAGCCCCGTGCGCTCCGGCTCGACCGCGAGCGGGATCCCGGAGATGGCGCTCGCCACCACCGGCAGTCCGCTCGCCATCGCTTCCAGGATGACGTTCGGCAGGCCGTCGACGTTCCCCACGCGGTCGTGGACGGCGGGCAGGACGAAGAGATCGGCAGCGCGGAAGAGATCGGGGAGGTCGTCGTGGCCGACCGCGCCGGGGAAGTGCACGCGCTCGCCGAGGCCCGGCGCGAAGCCCGCCGCCTGCGACCGGAACTCCTCCAACCGGTCCCCTCCTCCGGCCAGGACCACATGCAGCAACGGATGACGGGCGAGCAACTCCGGCAGGACCGGAAGGAGCACCTGGAAGCCCTTCTTCGTCGCCATGCGCCCGACCGAGAGGAGCACGCGCGCCTCGCCGGGGATCCCGAGGCGGGACCGCCAGCTCAGCCGACCGGCCGTCCCGGGCGCGAAGACACCGACGTCGACGCCATACGGGATGACCCGCGCCAGGTCGTGCGGCAGACCGAGCGCTCGCACCCGATCGACAAGCTCGGGAGAACAGCCGGTGAGCAACGCCGTGCGTCGCAGGACCCAGCCGACCAGGCGGCGCACGCCCGGCTTCTCCGCCATGAAGACGTCGCTGCCGTGCAGCCCGATCGCCAGCGGTGTCCTGCCGACCGCGAACGCGGCCGGCGGCCCGTTCGGCACGACCCAATGAGCGTGCACGAGGTCGAAGCGTTCGCGCTGCAGGGCACGGCGGACCGCTCGCTGCGCCGCCGCCAGGTAGAGCGGCGTCACGGCCGCGGCACCGAGACGGGCCGTCTCGTCGGCAGCGAGGCTGCGAGAGTAACCGAGCACTTCGAAGCGCTCCGGGGCGTAGCGAAAGGTGGTGACCGGCACCCCGTCGTCGACCCACGAGGCCGCCACCCCGGGCGCATGCGGGGCGAGGATCGACACCTCGTCTCCACCCCGCCGCAGCCCGCGGGCGATGTCGCGGATGAACGGGCCCGAGGTGTCGCCCGCGAAACGCGGGAAGGTCTGGGTCAGGAAGAGGATCCGCACGCGAGCGGTCAGTCGGCGATCTCGCGCACCGAATAGCTGTCGGCGCGACGGAACTGCTTGTGGGTGATCATCTCGCCGATCAAGCCGGTGGTCAGCACCTGCATGCCGACCAGCATCAGCAACACGCCGAGCAGCAGGAGCGGGCGGTTCGAGAGCGCCTCGCCGAGGAACCAGAGCCCGGCGAGATAGGCGTTGATGACCAGGCCCGTTCCGAGGCCGACCAATCCGAGCAGGCCGAAGAGATGAAGCGGCCGCCTCGTGTAGCGGGTGATGAAGAGCACGGTGATGAGGTCGAGCAGCCCTTTGTAGAAGCGATCCCATCCGTACTTGCTCACCCCGTGCAGACGCGGATGGTGGCGCACCTCGATTTCGCCGACGCGGAAGCCGCGCCGGCTGGCGAGCACCGGGATGTAGCGGTGGAGCTCGCCGTAGACCGCGACCTCTTCGAGGACCTCCCGGCGGTAGGCCTTGAAGCCGCAGTTGAAATCGTGGATCGGCACCTGGGCGAGGTGGCGGGTCACCCAGTTGAACAGGAGCGACGGATAGCGCTTGCCGATCGGATCGAGTCGCTTGCGCTTCCATCCCGACACCAGGTCGAGGTCCTCCTGTTCGAGCTTCTCGAGGAATCGCGGGATCTCTTCCGGATCGTCCTGAAGATCGCCGTCCATGGTAAAGAGGAGGCGGCCGCGCGCATGATCGAAACCCGCCGAGATCGCTGCCGCCTTGCCGAAGTTGCGGCGCAGCCGCACCAGCTTGACGCGAGGATCCCGCGCTCTCACCTCGCGGATGCGATCGGGCGTGCCGTCGTTCGAGCCGTCGTCGACGAAGATGATCTCGAAGCTCCGGCCGAGTCCGTCGAGGACGTTGGCGACGCGTTCGCAGAGCTCGGCGACGCTGCCCGCCTCGTTGAGAACAGGAACCAGGACGGAGATCTCCGGGCGAGCCTCGCCGCCCTGGACCTGGAGGTTGGAGGCCTTGCTGCGGGCCGGGTCTGCGGATCCGCTCATCGCCGGGCATTCTAACAAGCCGCGAGGGCGATGCCGCGGCGGTGTCGGCGAGCGAGCCGACTGGTGTAACCTTGGCGCGTCGCCGAGCCCGCGATGACCGCCCATTCTCTCCTCCGGTCCCTGAAAGGCCCCTTCAGCTTCCTGCAGAAGGACGCCGCCGAGTTGCTGCGTCTCGTGCCCGACGCCGAGCGCTCGCTGCCGACACCTCAGAAGATCTACCTCGAAGACGAGGGCGCGACTCCACTCGCCGGCTTTCCCATACTCGAGACCGACCAGACCCAGGCCCTCGAACAGGCTCTCGAGCAGTACCTGCTCGTCGAGGAGCAGGTCCGGCTCGCCGTGGTGACGCGACAGACCTTCGACCCCGGCCAGTACGCCGCCGCATGGGAGCGCTATCGCGGCCATCTGGCACGGGCCACCGAGAACGCCACCGCGTCGAGCTACGGCCGGCACCTACCGGCGATCTTCTGGCTCAACCACTCGATGGCGGTCGCCAGGATCCTGCGCGAGACGCCCAAGCGGATCCTTCGTCACAGTCTCGCCCTGGGGCGGGATCATGGGGACGAGATCCGCTACCAAGTGCTCTTCAAGTATCTCGACCGGGTCGCCGACCTCACCTACGACGTCGTCCACCGGCTCGCCACCGAAACCGAAGAGGTGGAGGAGGAGCTCTTCCCCGCCCTCTTCACCCGGATGCGCGACAACGTGCTCATCTTCACCGAGGAGCACATCAGTCCCAATCTGGCCGAGCTGGGGCCCTACTTCGCCGGCTACCTGCACATCGATTCGCGCGACTTCCGCTCGCGACTGGCCGCGCTCTCGGAGTGGCACGCCGCCGAGCTGCGGCGCGACGCCGAGTTGCGACGGTCGATCCGGCTGCTGGGCGCCGACCCGGACGGCGAGCCGCGCGACCTGCTCTATCGCACCGGCTACGTCACCTTCCTGGCGAGCTGTCCGGGCTACGACACCCGCACGCTGCTGCCGCACACCGGCGTCCAGGTGTGGGAGAGTCTGCTGGTCAAGCTCAAGGAGTTCGAGCTCCTCCACGCCTTCCGCCGGTTGATGATCCCGGTGGAACGGCGGGGCGACGACCTGACCTCGCGCGACCGGAGCCTCCGCCGGTTCGGTGTCTCGCCCCAGCTTCTCCGCTTGTCGCCGAGCACGCGCCCGCTCGATTTCGGCGCACCCTGGGTGGTCGACCCGGTCGTCTCACGCTTCGGACTGATCTACGACATCAGCGATTTCAGCGAGACGATCTCGATCCTGCGCCGGTCGGGCGGCCCCGAACAGGATCGCTCGTTCCGCCAGCTCTTCCTCTTCCAGCGCCGGGTCAATCGCCTCGCTGCGCAGCACCGGACGAAGATGGAGAAGTACCTCGGCGACGGTGCCTTCTATTCGAGCCGCGAGGCCAAACAGCTCCTCGCGCTCGCCGTCCAGGTGCAGCGCCACTACCGCCAGGCGCTTTCCGAGGGTTTCCCCTTCTCGCGCGGGCTTCGCATCGCGCTCAACTTCGGACAGTACCGCCTGCTGCCGATCCAGGCCGGGATCCCCGGCGAGGCGGAGCGGTACGAGTTCTTCGGTCACGGCGTCGTCGAGCTGACCCGCCTGACCTCCGGCAAGACGACGAAAGAGATCGACGAGATCAAGATCCTGTTGATCAATCGCGGTTACCCCGAGAACACGGTCAACCGCTTCTTCGACCCGCTGACCGCCCACAACGTCGACATCGTCGAAAAGGCCGAGCAGGCGCGCAGCTTCTTCGCCTACATCAACCAGAACGGCACCCTGGTCAACGAAGGGATCGTCGCCACCGGCGCGTTCATCTCGATGCTGGTCAAGGAGGGGGCGGCCAAGCGGCTCTTCCGGGCCCAGGACGGCGATCGCGGCTACATCGCGGTGCCGATCGGCTCCGGAGCGGGATCGATGCTCGTCGGCCTGCGGAAGCTTGGCCTGGCCAATCTCAAGGGTCTCGACCGGCTGCCGGTCTACGAGGCGGTCGACGGCGGACAGTGGCTCGACGCGACGCTCGTCGAGATCCGCGGCGGCGATCTCCTCGATGCGCTGGAACGGGACTTCCTGCAGCGGCGCAGCCCCGCAGCCGCCGGGCCGACCCGGCTCTTTCCGCCCCCCACACTCTGACGCCCCGAGGCCGCGATGAGCACCGACGCCGCGCTCTGGCAGACCGACCTCCCCGGGCTTCCGCCACCGAAGCGGGGGAAGGTGCGTGACGTCTACGATCTGGGAGACGAGCTGCTGATCGTCGCCAGCGACCGGCTCTCGGCCTACGACCACGTGCTGCGCCCCGGGATCCCCGGCAAGGGGAAGATCCTCAACCAGCTTTCCAACGACTGGTTCGCGCGGCTCACCGGGGTCGTCGGCAACCACCTCGTCGCCACAGACCCGGAGCGATTCCCTGCCGTGCTGCGACCTCACGCGGCGCTCCTTCGCGGCCGCGCCGTCGTCGTCCGCAAAGCAGCTGTCGTGCCGTTCGAGTGCGTCGCGCGCGGCTACCTTGCCGGCAGCGCCTTCCGCGAATACCAGGATGGCGGGGCGATCTGCGGTGTCGCTCTCCCGGACGGACTGACCCGCGCCAGCCGCCTCCCCGAACCGATCTTCACGCCAGCGACCAAGGCCGAGACCGGACACGACGAGAACGTCGACTTCTCCGTCGTAGCTGAGGCGATCGGCCGGCCCCTCGCCGAGCGGTTGCGCGCCGTGACCCTCGACCTCTACCGCACGGCCGCGGCGCACGCCGAGTCCCGCGGGTTGATCCTCGCCGACACCAAGTTCGAGCTCGGCCTGGTCGGCGGCGAGCTCCTCCTGGTCGACGAGGCGCTGACCCCCGACTCGTCACGCTACTGGGAGGCAGCCTCCTGGCGACCCGGCGACGAGCCGGTCT
This genomic window from Holophagales bacterium contains:
- a CDS encoding phosphoribosylaminoimidazolesuccinocarboxamide synthase; translated protein: MSTDAALWQTDLPGLPPPKRGKVRDVYDLGDELLIVASDRLSAYDHVLRPGIPGKGKILNQLSNDWFARLTGVVGNHLVATDPERFPAVLRPHAALLRGRAVVVRKAAVVPFECVARGYLAGSAFREYQDGGAICGVALPDGLTRASRLPEPIFTPATKAETGHDENVDFSVVAEAIGRPLAERLRAVTLDLYRTAAAHAESRGLILADTKFELGLVGGELLLVDEALTPDSSRYWEAASWRPGDEPVSYDKQYVRNWLDASGWDRESTPPELPAEVVAGTLARYVEAFQRLTGHPPAL